A window from Apostichopus japonicus isolate 1M-3 chromosome 2, ASM3797524v1, whole genome shotgun sequence encodes these proteins:
- the LOC139977728 gene encoding uncharacterized protein — MKEVRPWIMDVCSLKNIGSVHILFVFLYLFCVVRGEQVCYSTVTKTNMLVRMERIDCGRFNQEKDILFPSEESVNISALMKTTKGRYSTQKSTLSAQTSIGSFCTSESTTRDPKSQSKDIQTSTTPETTKGRYSTQKNTLLANQTDIGSVSTSESTTRDSTSQAMDIQTSTSPGCPDGWTMFQSSCYSVSSGYETWDHAKSKCASFHSDAHLAFIETPQENTFVYSFISMNNYYPWIGINDIAVEDAWRWYDDIPAAPPTGVSLNQNEDTSDCVYINSATEWRAYPCTSTSEVLCELEM, encoded by the exons ATGAAGGAAGTTAGG CCTTGGATAATGGATGTCTGTTCTTTGAAGAATATTGGAAGTGTACACATTCTATTTGTGTTTCTGTACCTTTTCTGTGTTGTTAGAG GTGAGCAGGTGTGTTACTCAACTGTTACAAAGACTAATATGCTTGTGCGAATGGAAAGAATTGACTGCGGTCGATTCAATCAAGAGAAGGACATTCTTTTCCCATCAGAGGAGAGTGTTAACATCAGCGCACTTATGA AAACGACTAAAGGAAGATACTCGACTCAAAAGAGTACTTTGTCGGCACAGACAAGCATTGGTTCGTTCTGTACTTCCGAATCAACAACTCGAGATCCTAAATCACAATCGAAGGATATTCAGACCTCCACAACTCCAG AAACGACCAAAGGCAGATATTCGACACAAAAGAATACTTTGTTGGCTAATCAGACGGACATTGGTTCGGTCTCGACTTCCGAATCAACTACACGGGATAGTACATCACAAGCGATGGATATTCAGACCTCCACATCTCCAG GTTGTCCTGACGGATGGACCATGTTCCAGAGTAGCTGTTATTCCGTCTCTAGTGGCTATGAAACCTGGGATCATGCTAAGAGCAAATGTGCGTCTTTTCACTCAGACGCTCATCTCGCTTTCATTGAAACACCACAAGAAAATACCTTTGTGTATAGCTTCATCTCAATGAATAACTATTACCCTTGGATTGGTATTAATGATATAGCCGTCGAAG ACGCATGGCGATGGTACGATGATATTCCAGCGGCACCGCCGACGGGCGTATCTCTCAACCAGAATGAGGACACCAGCGATTGTGTGTATATCAATTCCGCTACAGAGTGGCGTGCTTATCCCTGCACCTCAACCAGCGAAGTACTATGTGAACTTGAGATGTAG